The sequence TTACACTTAGACCTGCTGCTGACCAGTCTGTTTTTGTTTTCCTGCAGGACCCAATCATTGATATGATAAATTCATCCGTGGATAAGTTAACACGCTCAACAAACTTTCTTCGATTTTTGGGACAACATGCCCTGATTGCGCATGAGGAGTCTCCTAGCACTGCAGGGGAGGAAGAAATAGAAGATCAAAAATACCATTTCATGTCCCTTATGTTGAACCTGGTGAACACATTCCTTTACATGGTCAACACATACATCATTGTTCCAACTGCAGATGACTACTCAGTTAGCCTTGGGGCTGCTTCCACTGTTTGTGGTGTTGTTATTGGTTCAATGGCTGTTGCACAAATATTTTCCTCGGTTTATTTCAGCGCATGGTCCAACAAGTCATATTTCAAACCACTTATTTTCAGCAGTATTGTTCTTTTCTTGGGGAATGTATGTTATGCAATAGCATATGATATGAAGTCCCTTACAGTCCTTATTATCGGCCGTCTACTCTGTGGGTAAGTGTCCTTGTGTAGAAGTACTGTTTCACAAGtgagcacttgattcttcagcTATAACattgttttcaatttttttagttCAGTTCTATATTCTAGTGGAAGATCAAACAACAGCAAAATTATTTATTCACTCTTCAGTAGCCTGTGTCCTTTCATTTTCAGAACTAAGTTCTTTGTAGCAAGTGTCCCTTTTCAGAACAGTGCTGATCAGAAATGTTAGGGTGCAATTGTGGATATCAATATCTTTAGTTTTTTCTGCTAAGCGTGAAGAAGTTTTAGGTGTAATCTGATTTCCTGTGATCTTTTGTTCTTATACACAGAGAATTTTGTACTAAATATTCCACGTGGCAGTTAATTATCATCTCTGCATAGTTTTTGTGTGCACATGTTTTAATGaaatataattattttgacatAGGATGGGTTCTGCAAGAGCTGTAAATCGCCGGTATATTAGTGATTGTGTCCCTGCAAGGATACGCATGCAAGCTTCGGCAGGATTTGTTAGTGCAAGTGCACTTGGCATGGCCTGTGGGCCAGCACTAGCTGGTCTACTTCAGTGGAAATTTAAGATCTACATGATTACCTTTAATCAAGCAACCCTACCTGGTTGGGTGATGGCAGTTGCATGGCTGTTGTACTTAGTCTGGCTATCTATCTCATTCAAGGAACCGAACCGTGCTACTGAGGTGAATGATGCCACACAGAATCCTGCTACTGGTAAGTCAAGAAAATCTAATGTCTTTGGTTACTTTGGCTTGTGCAGCTAATGATGCAAAGTGGATATCCAATGGTGCATTTCTCATTTTCTCTCCCTAAATTAATTATGTGGCATGCCATTTTAGACTTTTAGTCCATTTTAGCAAGTTTTTGGTTGAGCCGATGACCGAAAAACAAGTGCAACTTGCATCCCTGACTTCAACTTGAGTTCTCTGATTAATTTTGAAAGTTTTCTGACTCCTGCTCTTGATTTAATTTGATTGAATGTCTGTCATGGCGGCAGGACAAAGGGTGGACATTGGGCAACTGGAAAATGGACTTGCACAACCGCTGCTCACAGACtctgaaaataaacaaaatgaagatgaagatgaagaaatTGATGATAGCGAAGAAGCTGCAGAAGATTCTCGCAAGCCTGCAACATCAATTGGCTCGGCATACAGATTGCTTACTCCATCAGTAAAGGTATTAGGATGCCATTACGCTGATCGACAATTTTTGTCTTGATTTATTTTTGTACCGTTTTTCTGAGAATTTGTTCGAACCCACAGATTGCATTGATGGATCGGAAATAGGTTATATATGTTTCGATAAAAATTACTAGTTCCTGCACTGTAGAGAACCTCTGAATATTCTGCCTTAACCAATTTGTGCTTTAGGTTAAgcactgtattattttactgtattattattattattttcttcTACTTTTGGACATCTTGACTCAATTGTACTTTGCTCATGCAGGTTCAATTGTTGATATACTTCATGCTCAAATATGCGATGGAAATTTTACTTTCAGAGTCCAGTGTTATCACTAATCACTATTTCAGTTGGAACACAAGCGCAGTGGCAATATTTCTAGCAATCCTCGGGTTAACAGTCCTTCCTGTTAATGCCGTTGTTGGAACATACATCAGCAATATGTTTGAGGACAGGTTTGTGAATTTTCCATGCTCAAGTGATGACACTGCTTATGCCTTTTCCATTTATTTTTATTGGGTATTATCGCAAGTCCATGACTGAGGGacaatttttgtatttttggggGAAACCTGCAACTGTGCCTTACCATATTGGTTGGTGTTTTTTACAGGCAACTCCTGATGGTATCTCAAATTACATTGCTAGTGGGCATTATTTTCAGTTTCAAAGTTACGAGCACATACTCTGCCGTCCAGTACGTTGCCTCAGCACTCATCACGTTTGTTTCTGCTGAAGTTCTTGAAGGTAAGTAGATCCAGCCTCCTCTGAAATGTATGCCGCTTCATAGTATTTTTCTCCTACGAATGGATCATAACCTCCAATCTTATTGGGCAAATGCAGGTGTGAACCTCTCACTCCTATCAAGCGTGATGTCGTCACGCCTCTCCCGTGGCACATACAACGGTGGGCTCCTCTCAACGGAGGCTGGGACCCTGGCGAGGGTGGTCGCCGACTGCACCATCACCGCTGCAGGGTACCTGGGCGTGGGGAAGCTCCTAAACATCACCTTGCTGCCTTCCCTTGTGATCTGCGCAGCGTCCATCACGTGCACCTTCCTGACGTACAACTCGCTTTTCTAATGGAAGCTTCCACTGGTGTGTTCGGTAGTGTCACTGTTCGTCCATGGTAGCGTAAATCAAGGCAGCGGGTAGGCCGCCATTGCAGTTGCCCGAAGGGGCTATCGTTTTGTATGTTCGTTGATTTGATTGCTGTAAATTGATCGCAGCAACTGAACTGGGCCTTCCCTGCAAAATTTTGATAGATATCCTTCTGATCTCTGCAATTCACCGTCTTGTGACTGACGGATGTTGTGCagatgttttcttttttttaaaaaaaactcgcCCTGTAGCAACTCGCGCCTCCTATACTGACCGCACACGGTTTTCAAACTTTAACCGTTAGCAGATGGTTATTAATTCAATGTTTAAACTCCACAACCTTAATTCAATGATTAAATTTAACATAGTGCTCATCAGCATGATTAAATTTCACAATAGAATGCTCATCCTAAAATAAAGAGTCTGCCTCGTTAGAAAAAAACACCACAACATAGGTAACTATGCCAGATGAGTTTtgtggtgatgaaactctcacATCCCATAAAATTCCATCATTCTCTCTTCTTGTCATATTAGCAAAAATGAtagtatttaatgtcatgaaacccCCACTGAGACTA comes from Panicum virgatum strain AP13 chromosome 4K, P.virgatum_v5, whole genome shotgun sequence and encodes:
- the LOC120702468 gene encoding SPX domain-containing membrane protein OsI_21475 isoform X1 — encoded protein: MVNFGKKLMADQIPEWKGYYINYKLMKKKVKQYGQQLQQGEKDRRRVLKDFSKMLDDQIEKIVLFLLEQQGMLASRIEKLGKQRAILQEQPDISGIAELREAYREVGLDLIKLLKFVDLNATGIRKILKKFDKRFGYRFTDYYVTSRSNHPYSQLQQVFKHVGVGAVVGALSRNLAELQERQGSYLSIYDQPSSALKDPIIDMINSSVDKLTRSTNFLRFLGQHALIAHEESPSTAGEEEIEDQKYHFMSLMLNLVNTFLYMVNTYIIVPTADDYSVSLGAASTVCGVVIGSMAVAQIFSSVYFSAWSNKSYFKPLIFSSIVLFLGNVCYAIAYDMKSLTVLIIGRLLCGMGSARAVNRRYISDCVPARIRMQASAGFVSASALGMACGPALAGLLQWKFKIYMITFNQATLPGWVMAVAWLLYLVWLSISFKEPNRATEVNDATQNPATGQRVDIGQLENGLAQPLLTDSENKQNEDEDEEIDDSEEAAEDSRKPATSIGSAYRLLTPSVKVQLLIYFMLKYAMEILLSESSVITNHYFSWNTSAVAIFLAILGLTVLPVNAVVGTYISNMFEDRQLLMVSQITLLVGIIFSFKVTSTYSAVQYVASALITFVSAEVLEGVNLSLLSSVMSSRLSRGTYNGGLLSTEAGTLARVVADCTITAAGYLGVGKLLNITLLPSLVICAASITCTFLTYNSLF
- the LOC120702468 gene encoding SPX domain-containing membrane protein OsI_21475 isoform X2; this encodes MLASRIEKLGKQRAILQEQPDISGIAELREAYREVGLDLIKLLKFVDLNATGIRKILKKFDKRFGYRFTDYYVTSRSNHPYSQLQQVFKHVGVGAVVGALSRNLAELQERQGSYLSIYDQPSSALKDPIIDMINSSVDKLTRSTNFLRFLGQHALIAHEESPSTAGEEEIEDQKYHFMSLMLNLVNTFLYMVNTYIIVPTADDYSVSLGAASTVCGVVIGSMAVAQIFSSVYFSAWSNKSYFKPLIFSSIVLFLGNVCYAIAYDMKSLTVLIIGRLLCGMGSARAVNRRYISDCVPARIRMQASAGFVSASALGMACGPALAGLLQWKFKIYMITFNQATLPGWVMAVAWLLYLVWLSISFKEPNRATEVNDATQNPATGQRVDIGQLENGLAQPLLTDSENKQNEDEDEEIDDSEEAAEDSRKPATSIGSAYRLLTPSVKVQLLIYFMLKYAMEILLSESSVITNHYFSWNTSAVAIFLAILGLTVLPVNAVVGTYISNMFEDRQLLMVSQITLLVGIIFSFKVTSTYSAVQYVASALITFVSAEVLEGVNLSLLSSVMSSRLSRGTYNGGLLSTEAGTLARVVADCTITAAGYLGVGKLLNITLLPSLVICAASITCTFLTYNSLF